One window of Cohnella hashimotonis genomic DNA carries:
- a CDS encoding ABC transporter ATP-binding protein, with product MAGVRLEHVYKKYPGSDKASVTDFNLDIADKEFLVLVGPSGCGKSTTLRMIAGLEEISEGKLYIGDRVVNDVAPKDRDIAMVFQSYALYPHMNVYQNMAFGLKLRKFRKDEIDRRVREAARTLEIEHLLDRKPKALSGGQRQRVALGRAIVREPQVFLMDEPLSNLDAKLRTQMRANISKLMKRLETTCIYVTHDQTEAMTMGDRIVVMKDGFIQQAATPDELYNHPVNLFVAGFIGAPAMNFITGQLSEEGGAVRFKATGINVVIPAGKAQLLRDKGYIGREMIVGIRPEDLHEEPVFIEASPNSVISASIEVSENLGHEMFLYLNGLGKDNVIARVDGRSQLQEGQNIKLAIDMNKIHIFDKDTELNILEA from the coding sequence ATGGCAGGCGTACGTTTAGAGCATGTATACAAAAAATATCCGGGTTCCGACAAAGCGTCGGTAACCGACTTTAATCTCGACATTGCAGACAAAGAATTTCTCGTGCTGGTCGGCCCGTCCGGCTGCGGCAAATCGACGACGCTGCGTATGATCGCAGGCCTCGAAGAAATCTCCGAAGGCAAGCTGTACATCGGCGATCGCGTCGTGAACGACGTTGCACCGAAGGACCGCGATATCGCGATGGTATTCCAATCCTACGCGCTGTACCCGCACATGAACGTATATCAGAACATGGCATTCGGTCTTAAGCTCCGCAAGTTCCGCAAGGACGAGATCGACCGTCGCGTTCGCGAAGCTGCGCGCACGCTCGAGATCGAGCATCTGCTCGACCGCAAGCCGAAGGCGCTTTCCGGCGGTCAACGCCAACGTGTCGCCCTGGGCCGCGCAATCGTCCGCGAACCGCAAGTGTTCCTGATGGACGAACCGCTGTCGAACCTTGACGCCAAGCTGCGTACGCAGATGCGGGCGAACATCTCCAAGCTGATGAAGCGTCTTGAGACGACTTGCATCTACGTAACCCATGACCAGACGGAAGCCATGACGATGGGCGACCGTATCGTCGTTATGAAGGACGGCTTTATTCAACAAGCAGCTACGCCGGATGAGCTCTACAACCACCCGGTCAACCTGTTCGTAGCAGGCTTCATCGGCGCTCCGGCGATGAACTTCATCACCGGCCAACTGTCGGAAGAAGGCGGCGCCGTTCGCTTCAAGGCAACGGGCATCAACGTCGTTATTCCGGCTGGCAAGGCGCAACTGCTTCGTGACAAGGGCTACATCGGCCGCGAGATGATCGTAGGCATTCGTCCTGAAGATCTGCACGAAGAGCCGGTCTTTATCGAAGCTTCTCCGAACTCCGTCATCAGCGCGAGCATTGAAGTTTCCGAAAACCTCGGTCACGAAATGTTCCTGTACCTGAACGGACTGGGCAAGGACAACGTTATCGCTCGCGTCGACGGCCGTTCCCAGCTGCAAGAAGGCCAAAACATCAAGCTGGCGATCGATATGAACAAGATCCATATCTTCGACAAGGACACCGAGCTCAACATCCTTGAAGCTTAA
- a CDS encoding MraY family glycosyltransferase codes for MRYPYAFAFAFLCVMILVPFVRILALRIGFVDRPNSRKIHKTPIPLSGGVAIYAGAVLTCALFVQHATLFRAIVTGGALLVAIGLVDDGFKSKGKDFPVWPRLILYILVSYIPCEFGITIQGVSTPSLSSMILFSDGWSILFTMFWVFALINMMNFIDGVDGLASGISVISAMTLFVASIVGHQETTAFAALAIAGSCLAFLAYNFHPARIFMGDAGATFLGYMLAVIAMDGTLKGATFLSLLVPLLALGVPILDTAIVFARRLIKGKGLHHADNLHTHHSLMKWGLSQVQTVSFLYLIAAVFGLMSVVVLLLLRNG; via the coding sequence ATGAGATATCCGTACGCGTTTGCATTCGCTTTTTTATGTGTGATGATCTTGGTCCCTTTTGTGCGAATATTGGCTCTGAGGATCGGATTTGTCGACCGGCCGAACAGCCGTAAAATACATAAAACGCCGATTCCCTTAAGCGGCGGCGTTGCGATTTATGCCGGAGCAGTGCTTACTTGCGCGCTTTTTGTGCAGCATGCGACTTTGTTCAGGGCGATCGTTACGGGCGGAGCGCTACTGGTAGCGATCGGACTTGTGGACGACGGTTTCAAATCGAAAGGCAAAGATTTTCCCGTATGGCCGCGTCTCATCCTCTATATTCTTGTGTCGTATATTCCTTGCGAATTCGGTATTACCATTCAGGGCGTTTCGACGCCTTCTTTGTCGTCGATGATTTTGTTCAGCGACGGCTGGAGCATTTTGTTTACAATGTTTTGGGTATTCGCGCTTATTAATATGATGAATTTTATAGACGGCGTGGACGGGTTGGCTTCGGGCATATCCGTAATTTCGGCCATGACCTTGTTCGTGGCTTCGATTGTCGGTCATCAAGAAACGACTGCTTTCGCCGCGCTGGCGATCGCCGGCTCCTGCCTGGCCTTTCTGGCTTATAATTTTCACCCGGCACGAATTTTTATGGGAGACGCGGGGGCGACCTTTTTAGGTTATATGCTGGCGGTAATCGCCATGGACGGCACTTTAAAAGGCGCGACTTTTCTGTCTCTGCTCGTGCCGCTGCTCGCCCTAGGCGTACCGATCCTCGACACGGCCATCGTATTCGCGAGGCGTCTGATCAAGGGAAAGGGGCTGCATCACGCGGACAATCTCCATACGCACCATAGTTTAATGAAGTGGGGACTGTCTCAGGTTCAGACGGTCTCGTTTCTGTACCTCATCGCAGCCGTGTTCGGTCTAATGTCCGTCGTGGTGCTGCTCCTGCTTCGAAACGGTTAA
- the dnaX gene encoding DNA polymerase III subunit gamma/tau produces the protein MAHMALYRAWRPQTFKDMVGQQHIVQTLQNAIREDRLSHAYLFSGPRGTGKTTAAKVLAKAVNCERGPATEPCNECDACRRITSGAVMDVVEIDAASNRGVEEIRDIRDKVKYAPTEVRRKVYIIDEVHMLTTEAFNALLKTLEEPPAHVMFILATTESHRLPATIISRCQRFEFRRVPLSEQVERLREICGEEGISADPDALGYIARLSDGGMRDAVSLLDQIASFTGGEVTLQGAVDATGGLPADQFVRMAVAIRDQDAAAALREIDEMMQAGKSADKCLEQLMHYFRDMLLAQLAPDAEGATGRAGDPAALAQAASGFSRERLFAVIDHLNRYQTEMKYAAHPQTMFEIALLKLCSDGGATAVGGQAAASAAPAAAAGADLQRLQQQVAGLERKLAELARTGVAAGAAGNGGPGDAGGSRVGGAGSARSSTGTAAGAGGAAKAPLRARVKVDPFLAAKGSPDALQALGKWPQAMQRVKEERVTVHAWLVDGEPVSYADDTVLVAFRNSIHRETTEKPANRQVIEGVLSAVLGRPTQLATLLQKEWQEALASADNSGAGREEPEVLQLVPDDGTGSQSEPLIDEALRLFGEELVVIRED, from the coding sequence ATGGCCCATATGGCATTGTACCGTGCCTGGCGTCCCCAGACGTTCAAGGACATGGTCGGGCAGCAACATATCGTCCAGACGCTGCAGAACGCCATCCGGGAAGACCGGCTGTCTCATGCTTATCTTTTCAGCGGTCCGAGGGGAACCGGCAAGACGACGGCGGCCAAGGTTCTGGCCAAGGCCGTCAACTGCGAGCGCGGCCCTGCGACGGAGCCTTGCAACGAATGCGATGCCTGCCGCCGGATCACGTCCGGCGCGGTGATGGACGTCGTCGAGATCGATGCCGCCTCCAACCGGGGCGTCGAGGAGATTCGCGACATCCGCGACAAGGTCAAGTACGCGCCGACCGAGGTTCGGCGCAAAGTGTATATTATCGACGAAGTGCACATGCTGACGACAGAGGCGTTTAACGCCCTGCTCAAGACGCTGGAGGAGCCGCCGGCGCACGTGATGTTCATCCTGGCGACGACCGAATCGCATCGGCTGCCGGCGACGATCATCTCGCGGTGCCAGCGCTTCGAATTCCGCCGCGTGCCGTTATCGGAGCAGGTCGAGCGACTGCGCGAGATTTGCGGCGAGGAAGGCATCTCGGCCGATCCGGATGCGCTGGGCTATATCGCCAGACTGTCCGACGGCGGGATGCGCGATGCGGTGAGCCTGCTCGACCAGATCGCTTCGTTCACGGGCGGCGAGGTCACGCTTCAGGGCGCGGTCGACGCGACGGGCGGATTGCCGGCCGATCAGTTCGTGCGCATGGCGGTTGCGATCAGGGATCAGGACGCCGCCGCGGCGCTTCGCGAGATCGACGAGATGATGCAGGCCGGCAAGAGCGCGGACAAGTGCCTCGAGCAGCTCATGCATTATTTCCGCGATATGCTGCTGGCACAATTGGCTCCGGATGCCGAAGGGGCGACGGGCCGTGCAGGCGACCCGGCTGCGCTTGCGCAGGCGGCATCCGGATTCAGCAGGGAGCGGCTGTTCGCCGTCATCGACCATCTCAACCGGTATCAGACGGAGATGAAGTACGCGGCGCATCCGCAGACGATGTTCGAGATCGCGCTGCTTAAGCTTTGTTCGGACGGCGGCGCCACCGCCGTCGGCGGACAAGCGGCGGCCTCGGCGGCTCCCGCCGCAGCTGCTGGCGCGGACCTGCAGCGCCTTCAGCAGCAGGTCGCAGGCCTTGAGCGCAAGCTCGCGGAGCTGGCGCGCACAGGCGTGGCCGCCGGGGCCGCAGGCAACGGCGGTCCTGGCGACGCCGGCGGCAGTCGCGTCGGAGGCGCCGGCTCGGCTCGCAGCTCCACGGGGACTGCCGCGGGGGCGGGCGGGGCCGCCAAGGCGCCGCTTCGCGCGCGCGTCAAGGTCGATCCCTTCCTCGCGGCGAAGGGTTCGCCGGACGCGCTGCAGGCGCTCGGCAAGTGGCCCCAGGCCATGCAGCGGGTTAAGGAGGAGCGCGTGACCGTACACGCCTGGCTGGTCGACGGCGAGCCGGTGTCTTATGCGGACGATACGGTGCTCGTCGCCTTCCGCAACTCGATCCACCGCGAGACGACGGAGAAGCCTGCCAACCGACAGGTGATCGAAGGCGTGCTTAGCGCGGTGCTCGGGAGGCCTACCCAGTTGGCCACGCTCCTTCAGAAGGAATGGCAGGAGGCGCTCGCCTCCGCAGACAACTCTGGAGCCGGCAGGGAAGAACCAGAAGTGCTGCAGCTCGTACCGGACGACGGCACAGGATCGCAGAGCGAGCCGTTGATCGACGAGGCGCTTCGGCTTTTTGGAGAAGAATTGGTCGTCATTAGAGAAGACTGA
- a CDS encoding YbaB/EbfC family nucleoid-associated protein: MNNMNQMMKQVKKMQEQMLKAQEALGDKTIEGTAGGGVVTVSMNGHKKLLNVTIKPEAVDPEDVEMLQDLVLTAVNDALTKADELANADMGKYTGGMKIPGLF; this comes from the coding sequence ATGAACAACATGAACCAAATGATGAAGCAAGTGAAAAAGATGCAGGAGCAAATGCTGAAGGCCCAAGAGGCGCTCGGCGACAAGACGATCGAAGGTACGGCCGGCGGCGGCGTCGTGACGGTATCCATGAACGGCCACAAGAAGCTGCTGAACGTAACGATCAAGCCTGAAGCAGTCGATCCCGAGGATGTCGAAATGCTGCAGGACCTGGTACTGACCGCCGTTAACGACGCCCTGACCAAGGCGGACGAGCTGGCGAACGCAGACATGGGCAAATATACGGGCGGAATGAAGATTCCGGGCTTGTTCTAA
- a CDS encoding PucR family transcriptional regulator, with the protein MNNTRLQQLQQLINGSVEIDTMSKAEWVKAGGAKLPESGDQLELEQGFMLVTKADNHHVQVLRAQAELTLLEKELLSWLAKQGSMSKSASTSASELERQARKLGDWLQQSIDAGEWRAEIPERFELHHRLFDGMIPFLLMSEQAENREPSYVELEKVFRSYLSDEMLLIPLREREWLILGTDRLLAEVETNEGDMIERGETKEALVSLATGLHQMITEEWGGDCHVAVGEPIIPTESLVYAVATLRETINLGRKFHMGMHVHMPWLVHLERLLSGIPEPVRSRFMDEMSGRQDLFTDPETVSTLDAFFAMDCNVSETAKRLFIHRNTLLYRLDKLKQEAGLDVRSFNDAILVRLLMLLYKVTKRK; encoded by the coding sequence ATGAACAATACGAGGCTTCAACAGTTGCAGCAGTTGATAAACGGATCTGTCGAGATCGATACGATGTCCAAAGCCGAGTGGGTCAAAGCGGGAGGCGCCAAGCTACCCGAATCCGGGGATCAGCTGGAGCTTGAACAAGGATTCATGCTTGTGACCAAGGCGGATAACCACCATGTGCAGGTACTAAGGGCGCAAGCGGAGCTTACCTTGCTGGAAAAGGAGCTGTTGAGCTGGCTGGCCAAGCAAGGATCGATGTCGAAGTCGGCCAGCACCAGCGCTTCAGAGCTGGAGCGTCAGGCTCGCAAGCTAGGCGACTGGCTGCAGCAGTCGATCGATGCAGGCGAATGGCGTGCGGAGATTCCCGAGCGGTTCGAGCTGCACCACCGGCTGTTCGACGGGATGATTCCTTTTTTGCTGATGAGCGAACAAGCTGAAAACCGCGAGCCTTCTTACGTTGAATTGGAAAAGGTATTCCGCTCTTATTTGTCGGACGAAATGCTGCTCATTCCCCTCCGCGAGAGAGAATGGCTTATACTGGGGACGGACAGGCTGCTCGCCGAGGTCGAGACCAACGAAGGCGATATGATCGAACGCGGCGAGACCAAGGAAGCCCTAGTGTCTCTGGCGACCGGCCTTCATCAGATGATCACCGAGGAGTGGGGCGGCGACTGCCATGTGGCGGTAGGAGAGCCGATCATCCCCACGGAGAGTCTCGTCTACGCCGTCGCGACGCTGCGGGAGACGATCAACCTGGGACGCAAGTTCCATATGGGCATGCATGTGCATATGCCGTGGCTGGTTCACCTGGAGCGTCTCCTTAGCGGCATTCCCGAGCCTGTGCGATCGAGATTTATGGACGAGATGTCCGGGCGGCAGGACCTGTTCACGGACCCGGAGACGGTGTCGACGCTAGATGCCTTCTTTGCCATGGACTGCAACGTGAGCGAGACGGCGAAGCGTCTGTTTATTCATCGCAACACGCTGCTCTACAGGCTGGACAAGCTCAAGCAGGAAGCAGGCCTGGACGTCCGCTCCTTTAACGATGCCATTTTGGTGCGTCTGCTTATGCTATTGTACAAAGTTACGAAAAGGAAATGA
- a CDS encoding pro-sigmaK processing inhibitor BofA family protein has protein sequence MKTVWLIMLVVSAASLLLLLLRRSAPGGWLLRFGTHLALAAFAIYALNFSGWISGWHVPLNPATIGAVTLLGLPGIALVLGLQHMLVL, from the coding sequence GTGAAGACGGTATGGCTCATCATGCTGGTCGTCTCTGCAGCCTCCCTGCTGCTTCTTCTCTTGCGAAGGAGCGCTCCGGGAGGCTGGCTTTTGAGGTTCGGCACCCATCTGGCGTTAGCGGCTTTTGCGATCTATGCGTTGAATTTTTCGGGCTGGATCAGCGGATGGCACGTGCCTTTGAATCCGGCGACAATCGGCGCAGTAACGCTGCTTGGGCTGCCTGGCATCGCGCTTGTGCTTGGTCTGCAGCATATGCTTGTCTTATAA
- the recR gene encoding recombination mediator RecR, translating to MFYPEPIAKLIDSFSRLPGIGPKTAARLAFHVLRMKEEDTIDFAKALVSVKRNLTYCSICCNITDTDPCRICSDKTRDPSAICVVQEPKDLVAMERTREFGGYYHVLHGAISPMDGVGPDDIRIKELVQRLSDERVQELILATNANIEGEATAMYLSRLVKPFGIKVTRIAHGLPVGGDLEYADEVTLSKALEGRRELF from the coding sequence TTGTTCTATCCCGAACCGATCGCCAAGCTGATCGATTCCTTCTCCCGACTGCCGGGCATCGGTCCCAAGACGGCGGCCCGGCTTGCGTTTCACGTGCTTCGGATGAAGGAAGAGGACACGATCGATTTTGCGAAGGCGCTGGTCAGCGTCAAGCGCAATCTGACCTATTGTTCAATATGCTGCAACATTACCGACACGGATCCCTGCCGGATTTGCTCCGACAAGACCCGCGATCCGTCCGCCATTTGCGTCGTGCAGGAGCCCAAGGATCTCGTCGCCATGGAGCGTACGCGCGAGTTTGGCGGCTATTATCACGTGCTGCACGGCGCGATCTCGCCGATGGATGGCGTAGGTCCCGATGATATTCGCATCAAGGAGCTTGTACAGCGTCTCAGCGACGAACGCGTGCAGGAGCTGATTCTGGCGACCAACGCCAACATCGAGGGAGAAGCAACAGCGATGTACCTGTCCCGGCTGGTGAAGCCTTTCGGCATCAAGGTGACGCGTATCGCGCACGGCCTCCCGGTCGGCGGAGACTTGGAGTATGCGGACGAAGTGACGCTCTCCAAGGCGCTCGAAGGGCGCCGCGAGCTTTTTTGA
- a CDS encoding DUF2508 family protein: MLKGRRERLAAQQRKSEREKLVDEVRLAEAEWRQACVRFDDALGADQVDYAIYLLEAAEQKLDMTLRRARMHWHADQAAQLPEFSMESAVVGGEGA; this comes from the coding sequence ATGCTAAAGGGGAGACGGGAGAGGTTGGCGGCGCAGCAGCGCAAGTCCGAACGGGAGAAGCTCGTTGACGAGGTTCGTCTGGCCGAAGCGGAGTGGAGACAGGCATGCGTAAGGTTCGACGACGCGCTCGGAGCGGACCAGGTCGATTATGCCATCTATCTGCTTGAAGCGGCCGAGCAGAAGCTCGACATGACGCTTCGTCGCGCGCGCATGCACTGGCATGCGGATCAAGCTGCGCAACTGCCTGAGTTTAGCATGGAGTCTGCCGTAGTCGGAGGCGAGGGCGCGTGA
- the rpmE gene encoding 50S ribosomal protein L31 encodes MKEAIHPKYSVTTATCACGNTFETGSVRPNIKVEICSACHPFFTGKQKFLDAGGRIDKFKKKYGI; translated from the coding sequence ATGAAAGAAGCCATCCACCCGAAGTACTCCGTCACGACGGCTACGTGCGCTTGCGGCAACACGTTTGAGACCGGCTCGGTTCGCCCGAACATCAAGGTCGAAATTTGCTCCGCGTGCCATCCGTTCTTCACCGGCAAGCAGAAGTTCCTGGACGCCGGCGGCCGGATCGACAAGTTCAAGAAGAAGTACGGCATCTAA
- a CDS encoding two-component system sensor histidine kinase NtrB produces the protein MGDKRQQQGALRAVAQWRGDSRARRDHFIRLFANRMLADEWMGVLLVDADFRIVEANPMAGDIFGGDRSAWAGQPADVWAETLGLPLPFGRSLLQGEAFRNRKLAWTKDGVSREVVVDGDVLVSGGEVIGGYLLFHDVTPWMMLEEQVRRSDRLKMIGQVAAGTAHEIRNPLTAIKGFVQLMKKSFDERQMTKEQEYAHIVLSELDRVQDLVGEFLLLSKSKETKLSSMRLGYVMREMMPMLRNEATLHDIVLLYETKPDLPPVFADKEMLKQVILNLGKNAIEAMGKGGRLLIRERHGSPSIPGFVAIEVSDSGPGIPKAALDRIFDPFYTTKENGTGLGLSICQRIVHDLGGRIQVSSSESGTVFTVLIPCVASGTNGHAAGGGAIPLDDV, from the coding sequence ATGGGGGACAAGAGGCAGCAGCAAGGGGCATTGAGGGCGGTCGCGCAGTGGCGGGGGGATTCCCGTGCGCGCCGGGATCACTTCATACGATTGTTCGCGAACCGGATGCTGGCCGACGAATGGATGGGCGTATTGCTCGTCGACGCAGATTTTCGGATCGTCGAGGCGAATCCGATGGCAGGCGACATCTTCGGCGGAGACCGGTCTGCGTGGGCCGGGCAGCCGGCGGACGTTTGGGCCGAGACGCTGGGGCTGCCGCTTCCCTTCGGCCGATCTCTTCTTCAGGGAGAAGCGTTTCGCAACCGCAAGCTGGCATGGACCAAAGACGGCGTATCCCGGGAAGTCGTCGTCGACGGGGACGTGCTTGTCTCCGGCGGAGAGGTGATCGGCGGCTATCTGCTTTTTCACGATGTCACGCCCTGGATGATGCTCGAGGAGCAGGTGCGGCGTTCCGACCGGCTTAAGATGATCGGACAGGTGGCTGCGGGGACCGCGCACGAGATTCGCAATCCGTTGACGGCAATCAAGGGCTTCGTTCAATTGATGAAAAAATCCTTCGACGAGCGGCAAATGACCAAGGAGCAGGAGTATGCGCATATCGTGCTTTCCGAGCTGGATCGCGTGCAGGACCTGGTAGGCGAATTTTTACTGCTCAGCAAGTCGAAGGAGACCAAGCTGTCTTCCATGCGTCTCGGCTATGTGATGCGCGAGATGATGCCGATGCTTCGTAACGAGGCCACCCTTCACGACATCGTCCTATTGTACGAGACCAAGCCCGATCTGCCGCCCGTTTTCGCGGACAAGGAGATGCTCAAGCAGGTCATTCTGAATTTGGGCAAAAATGCGATCGAGGCCATGGGAAAAGGCGGTCGTCTGCTCATTCGCGAGCGTCATGGCAGCCCTTCGATTCCCGGCTTCGTAGCTATAGAGGTTAGCGACTCGGGCCCTGGCATACCTAAAGCTGCGCTAGACCGCATCTTCGACCCCTTTTATACGACAAAAGAAAACGGGACGGGGCTCGGACTGTCCATTTGCCAACGGATCGTTCACGATTTGGGCGGGAGGATCCAAGTTTCCTCCTCGGAGTCCGGTACGGTGTTCACCGTTCTGATCCCTTGCGTCGCTTCGGGCACCAACGGACATGCAGCCGGCGGTGGAGCGATTCCCCTCGATGATGTATAA
- a CDS encoding ABC transporter ATP-binding protein has product MGNVSLEITNLNKQFVGAKGAVTALKNVDLKVRDGEFITVIGPSGCGKSTLLRIVAGLDTQYAGHVRLNGAPIVKPGIDKGFIFQEHRLFPWLTVEKNIASDLSLNDKDVRRKVDELIGLVRLKGFEKAYPRELSGGMAQRVSIARALLRQPQILLLDEPFGALDAFTRAHMQEVLLEVWRNNKTTMIFVTHDIDEAIFLADRVVILKPRPGEISAIVPVELSHPRKKASPDFQALRLKVLSQFESGEEFQFADGAGI; this is encoded by the coding sequence CGTTGGCGCAAAAGGGGCCGTGACGGCCCTCAAAAATGTCGATCTCAAAGTGCGAGATGGCGAGTTCATTACGGTCATCGGCCCGAGCGGATGCGGCAAGAGCACCTTGCTCCGCATTGTTGCGGGACTCGATACGCAGTATGCCGGGCATGTCCGTCTGAACGGCGCTCCAATCGTCAAGCCTGGCATCGATAAAGGCTTTATTTTTCAGGAGCATCGTCTGTTCCCATGGCTGACCGTGGAGAAAAATATCGCTTCCGATTTGTCTCTGAATGATAAAGACGTGCGTCGAAAAGTGGACGAATTAATCGGGCTTGTACGGCTCAAGGGCTTTGAGAAAGCTTATCCGCGCGAGCTCTCAGGCGGGATGGCGCAGCGGGTTTCCATCGCTCGAGCCCTGCTCCGGCAGCCTCAGATCTTGCTGCTTGACGAGCCCTTTGGGGCGCTGGACGCCTTTACGCGTGCCCATATGCAGGAGGTGCTGCTCGAAGTGTGGCGCAACAACAAGACAACGATGATCTTCGTCACCCACGACATTGACGAAGCGATCTTCCTTGCCGATCGTGTCGTTATCCTGAAGCCCAGACCCGGCGAGATCAGTGCGATCGTCCCCGTCGAGCTCTCCCATCCTCGTAAGAAGGCGAGCCCGGACTTCCAGGCACTGCGCTTGAAGGTACTCAGCCAATTTGAATCCGGCGAGGAATTCCAATTCGCAGACGGCGCGGGAATTTAA